The following coding sequences lie in one Glycine max cultivar Williams 82 chromosome 19, Glycine_max_v4.0, whole genome shotgun sequence genomic window:
- the LOC100811635 gene encoding cation/calcium exchanger 1, translating into MAALFISKSKLQSTVLVLVLNLSFFFLFCLLLKVYYLQPPNNSNSQSNGPLKIFNHARLFRDVSVEGCTDLHKYSDYESKCLYVKNYLDCRSKGYINYLQIFYCSFGKFQILGQTLLALWLVVLFYLLGDTASNYFCNSLEGLSNILRLSPTIAGVTLLSLGNGAPDFFASVVSFTGSSTNGAVGLNSILGGSFFVSCAVLGIISILVGPNQVQVDKASFIRDVLFFLFSLLILLIILYIGKITLLASICYVSIYFLYVCAVSATHLIYGGDRMNERQYQYSTFSDEESLEASIPLLGYVDEEKQSLAEIVVVVDDKDQNQKQDSAIFLGNNSLFDCIYMGKILQVLELPLGLPRRLTIPVVSEEKWSKPYAVISVTLAPVLLAILFNTQSENVGSRSGLVTYIVAALIGIVLGNMACVTTERCTPPRKSLFPWLAGGFAMSVTWTYIIAEELVSLLVSIGSIIGVSPSILGLTVLAWGNSLGDLIANGAMAMNGGPDGVQMAISGCYAGPMFNTLMGLGLPLVLSAWSEHPDPYVTPKDTSLYETLLFLMGGVLWALVILPKKNMRLDKSLGAGLLSVYLCFLVIRIAMAVGIVKF; encoded by the coding sequence ATGGCAGCCTTATTCATCTCAAAGTCCAAGCTTCAATCCACAGTACTTGTTCTTGTCCTAAAcctatctttctttttcctcttctgtCTCCTTCTAAAGGTTTATTATCTCCAACCTCCTAATAACTCGAATTCTCAATCTAATGGCCCCCTCAAAATCTTCAACCATGCAAGATTGTTCAGAGATGTTAGTGTTGAAGGCTGCACTGACCTCCACAAGTACTCAGATTACGAGTCAAAGTGTTTATATGTGAAGAACTATCTTGACTGCAGGTCAAAAGGGTACATAAACTATCTCCAAATCTTCTATTGCAGCTTTGGAAAATTCCAAATTTTGGGACAAACCCTACTTGCCTTGTGGCTTGTGGTGTTGTTCTATCTTTTGGGGGACACAGCTTCCAACTACTTCTGCAACTCCTTGGAAGGCTTGTCCAACATCTTGAGGCTCTCCCCCACCATTGCAGGGGTGACCCTTCTCTCATTGGGAAATGGTGCTCCTGATTTCTTCGCCAGTGTTGTGTCCTTCACTGGATCATCCACCAATGGTGCTGTTGGACTCAACAGCATCCTTGGAGGGTCTTTCTTTGTGTCCTGTGCTGTCTTGGGGATCATAAGCATTCTTGTTGGCCCAAATCAGGTTCAAGTTGATAAGGCCAGTTTCATTAGGGATgtgcttttcttccttttctcacTTCTTATCCTTCTCATCATCCTTTACATTGGTAAAATCACTTTGTTGGCTTCAATATGCTATGTTTCCATCTACTTCCTCTATGTCTGTGCTGTCTCAGCCACACATCTCATCTATGGAGGGGACAGAATGAATGAAAGGCAATACCAATACTCAACATTCTCTGATGAGGAATCACTAGAGGCTAGCATACCTTTGTTAGGCTATGTTGATGAAGAGAAACAAAGTTTGGCAGAGATAGTGGTGGTGGTTGATGACAAGGACCAAAACCAAAAGCAAGATAGTGCTATTTTTTTGGGTAACAATTCATTGTTTGATTGTATTTACATGGGAAAAATCCTGCAAGTGCTAGAACTACCTCTTGGCTTACCAAGAAGGCTAACAATCCCAGTGGTGAGTGAGGAGAAATGGTCAAAGCCATATGCAGTAATTTCAGTCACATTGGCACCGGTTTTGTTGGCAATTCTTTTCAACACACAAAGTGAAAACGTGGGTTCAAGGAGTGGTCTTGTTACATACATAGTAGCTGCATTGATTGGGATAGTTTTGGGCAACATGGCATGCGTGACAACTGAGAGGTGCACCCCACCAAGAAAGTCCTTGTTCCCTTGGCTTGCTGGTGGCTTTGCCATGAGTGTAACATGGACTTACATAATTGCTGAGGAGCTTGTTTCTCTCTTGGTCTCAATTGGGAGCATCATTGGGGTTAGCCCTTCAATTCTAGGACTAACTGTCCTAGCTTGGGGCAACTCGCTTGGTGACTTGATTGCCAATGGTGCCATGGCCATGAATGGTGGGCCTGATGGGGTCCAAATGGCCATTTCTGGCTGCTATGCTGGCCCAATGTTTAACACCTTGATGGGATTGGGCTTACCCCTTGTTCTCTCAGCTTGGTCTGAGCATCCAGACCCTTATGTCACTCCTAAGGACACTTCACTCTATGAGACCCTTTTGTTCTTGATGGGAGGGGTGCTTTGGGCACTTGTGATTTTGCCTAAGAAGAATATGAGGCTTGATAAATCCTTGGGGGCAGGCCTATTGAGTGTGTACCTTTGCTTTTTGGTCATAAGGATAGCCATGGCTGTTGGAATTGTGAAATTTTAG
- the LOC100787016 gene encoding cation/calcium exchanger 2: MPSTMVSLSKRMGFTLFLNTSFLVIVFCVSLIVPFHSSSEHVVLRSNRVGLRGEEQDCKSFHSLEDSKAKCLYLKSNDPCVSQGYVDYLYLFYCKFGGFPLLGHSLLFLWLLVLFYLLANTASEYFCPSLDNLSKLLRLSPTIAGVTLLSLGNGACDVFATLVSFKGSGTRDIGFNTVLGGASFVSCVVVGIVSIAIRHRGIRVKKWDLVRDVCFLLLVLLCLLTILIAGEINVPGAIGFCLMYVVYVVVVYVLSTRGNKGVCGDADGEIGCDLNHGGGSDLSVPMLSGMEKGLVNGAQECNMKIERKRCCLQSSMCSMLLFVLEMPLYLPRRLTIPGVCEERWSKVYAVCSAMLAPLLLSFLWIPNHLNGFNSIIVYGIGLLIGIILGVIAFFTTNVSNPPRKYLLPWLAGGFVMSVTWSYISAQELVGLLVSLGYICGVSPSILGLTVLAWGNSLGDLVTNLTMALNGGPEGAQIAISGCYAGPIFNIVVGLGLSLVSSSWSEYPLSVVITRDPYLWETLALLGVGLVWALVVLIRRDMKLDALLGGGLLVIYFISLFLRLIQTLGSLQFQHMLLGLFFSR; this comes from the coding sequence ATGCCCTCCACCATGGTTTCTCTCTCCAAACGCATGGGGTTCACCTTGTTCTTGAACACCTCCTTCCTCGTGATTGTGTTTTGTGTTTCTCTTATTGTTCCCTTCCACTCTTCATCAGAACACGTTGTTCTGAGGAGCAACAGGGTTGGTTTGAGGGGTGAAGAACAAGATTGCAAGAGTTTCCACAGTTTGGAGGACTCCAAAGCCAAGTGCTTGTACTTGAAATCCAATGATCCATGTGTCTCTCAGGGCTATGTTGACTACCTTTACCTATTCTATTGCAAATTTGGGGGTTTCCCTCTGTTGGGTCACtctcttttgtttctttggCTTTTGGTTCTGTTCTATTTGTTGGCCAACACTGCCTCTGAGTACTTTTGTCCTTCTCTTGACAACTTGTCCAAATTGCTGAGGCTCTCTCCCACAATTGCTGGGGTGACCCTTCTCTCTCTTGGAAATGGTGCTTGTGATGTTTTTGCCACCCTTGTCTCTTTCAAGGGTAGTGGGACCCGTGACATTGGCTTCAACACTGTGCTTGGGGGTGCTTCCTTTGTGTCCTGTGTGGTGGTTGGAATAGTGAGCATTGCAATAAGGCATAGGGGGATCCGGGTTAAGAAGTGGGACTTGGTGAGAGATGTTTGTTTCCTCCTCTTGGTTCTTCTGTGCTTGTTAACCATTTTGATTGCTGGTGAGATTAATGTTCCTGGGGCAATTGGGTTTTGCTTGATGTATGTGGTGTATGTGGTTGTTGTTTATGTCTTGTCTACCCGAGGGAACAAGGGTGTGTGTGGAGATGCTGATGGTGAAATTGGTTGTGATTTGAATCATGGTGGTGGCAGTGATTTATCTGTTCCTATGCTCAGTGGGATGGAGAAAGGACTTGTAAATGGAGCTCAGGAATGTAACATGAAAATTGAGAGGAAACGTTGTTGTTTACAATCTTCAATGTGTAGTATGTTACTCTTTGTCTTGGAGATGCCACTTTACTTGCCTAGGAGATTGACAATTCCTGGTGTTTGTGAAGAGAGATGGTCCAAAGTTTATGCAGTTTGTTCAGCTATGCTAGCACCACTTCTCTTGTCTTTCTTGTGGATACCTAATCATCTAAACGGCTTCAACAGCATTATTGTTTATGGAATTGGATTGTTGATTGGGATTATATTAGGGGTTATTGCATTTTTCACAACCAATGTGTCAAACCCTCCAAGGAAGTACTTGCTTCCTTGGCTTGCAGGAGGGTTTGTGATGAGTGTGACTTGGAGCTACATTTCAGCTCAGGAATTGGTGGGATTGTTGGTTTCACTTGGTTACATATGTGGAGTTAGTCCTTCAATACTCGGGCTAACAGTTCTTGCTTGGGGGAATTCACTTGGGGATTTGGTGACAAATTTGACAATGGCTTTGAATGGTGGACCAGAAGGTGCTCAAATAGCAATATCAGGTTGTTATGCTGGCCCTATTTTCAACATAGTAGTTGGATTGGGCTTATCTCTTGTGAGCTCTTCTTGGTCTGAGTACCCTTTATCTGTTGTGATCACTAGAGACCCATATCTGTGGGAAACATTGGCACTTTTGGGGGTTGGATTGGTTTGGGCACTTGTCGTGCTGATTAGAAGAGACATGAAGCTTGATGCACTATTGGGAGGAGGGCTTTTGGTTATTTACTTCATTTCTCTATTCCTGAGGCTGATTCAGACACTTGGTTCTCTCCAATTTCAGCATATGTTGTTAGGCTTATTCTTCAGCAGATGA